The Aeromonas veronii genome includes the window GATGCACTTCAGCTCCCCCATGGTGCTCAGGCTGGCCAGCGGGGAGAAGATCTTCGCCAAGAGCTCGGATCTCTCCCTCGGCGGGATCCGGGTCTCGGTCCCCTACCTGCCCGACTACCAGACCGGTGAGCAGATCGAGGTCATCTTCACCGGTCTGGAGCGGGAATCGGCCAATCCCCTGCTGCGTCAGCCCATCGATTACCAGATCCTGGGAGAAGAGCAGAAAGAGGGGAAATTCTGGCTGAGGCTGGTGAAGATCGGGGATCATCCTGCCTTCGAGCGCTTTCTCAGTGAATTCATCGAACACAACCGCAGCCGCTACCGGGTCAGTGTCGATTACCTGCTGTCCGCCGCCATCATCAAGGGCTATGAGCAGTTCTACCTGCCGCGGATGACCGGCATGCCCCTGTTCTTTGGCAAGGGGGATGCCCCCGCCCTTGAAATCGCCCTGCGCACCGAGAACAACCAGCATCTGCTCGAATACTGGCGAGACGCCAAGAACCGGGACATGCTCGCCAGCCTGTTCTCGCCGGCCCGGCTGCGCGATCTGCTGCCCCAGGGCGGTGGATTGAAAGAGACCCTGATCTACAGCTTCACCCACTCGGTGCGCAGCCACCTCTACTTCTTCTCCGCCACCCGGGAGGAGCTGCAACAGAGCGGCCTGACCGCCCTCTTCTTCCAGGTCGGCGCCCGCCGCCCCAGCTGGCGCGTCTACAAGTTCAGCCTGGAAGCTTGTTCGCTGGCGGAGGCCGATCTCGACAGTCAACAGGGTGAACCCCACCAGTTGCAGGACATGCTGCTGCGAGAGAGGCTGAAACAGATAGGTTATGTGGGAGCGCTGCAGGAGATCGGCCTGGACAACCAGCGCGAGGAGTTCGGCTACGATGCCAGCCTGCACCACAACGCCAATGAATTGCAGCGCTTCGGTCACGGCATCGAGGCCGCCCCCTTCGAGATAGAGACGCTGCACTATGTGCAACTGCGCAAGGAGGCACGCTACGTTCACAAGACCGCCATCGTCATCCGCCACAAGGAGCGAGCCTGGCTCGGCTGGACCCGGGACATCTCGGCCCACGGCATGCAAGTCGAGCTGGAAGAGCCCCTCGACGGGGAGAAGGGGGATATCCTCCAGGTTGCCCTGCCCCGGTTGCAGGAGCTCTCCAAGAGCATGGATCTGCAGCGCCTGCCCTACCGGCTGGTCAGCCAGAACCTCAGTCGCACCGTGCTGCATCTGTGCATCGAGGGGACACCGGAGCGTCACACCGGCCATCAGTTCTTCAGCCTGCTGATCGAAAGCAACCAGAACAAACTCAAGGCCACCCGGGAGCACAGGCGCTACCGTGGCATGGCGCGGGCGCTGCGCAACATCTTCACCCACCACCTGTTCGACACCCCCGTCTACATCAACAAACAGAAAGCGGCTCCCCAGCTGGCGGCGGCGGGCCTCTCCCCCCGGCCCCGCAGCCTCACCAAGCTGCTGCACTCCTGCGCCGAGCAGGAGGGAGAGATCAACCTCTATCCCCTGTTCCAGGGGGGGCTCCTCAAGAGCCTGCTGCTCAATCCCTTGCGAGCCATCGAACGGGAAGACAAACCCGCCCAGGAGGAGGTCTATATCGCCAGCCTCCACTCCCAGGGAGGAGCGCCTCTGTTCCTCAGCCGTCTGGCGAGCAGCTTCCCGACCCTGGCGGACAAGCGCCGCTTCGTGGAGCTGGCCCTGCGACAGGGGCAGTTCTACTCGGTACTGGTCGGTATCTCCCGCACCGGCCGGCCGGATACCAGCTTCATCGCCAACGAGCTGGACTACATCGCCAAGTTTGCCATCCACAAGGCCAAGAAGCTGGAAGAGGAGCTGTGGAGCGTGGTGGGGGTCGGTGAGCTGACGGACACCAGCCAGGCCACCCTGTTCCGGCTCGGCATCCGGCCAGCGGCTTAACCCAGGGCAACCTTCGTCGGTTCACCCGCAAGAGAGAGGGCGGCCCCAAGGCCGCCCTCTCTGTATCCGGTCATCGGTTCAATCACCGATCTCCACGCCGCCTCAGGTCGCCTGCGGGTTGCCGAGCCAGGTGAGGATCTGGGGGAAGTGATCCTCCTGGGCCTGGGGAGCGGTCAGCATGTTGATGTGGTCATAATCGAGCCGGTTGCCGTTGTCCCGCCCGAGCCGGGTATGGCGGGTCGCCGAGCCCATCTCGCCGCTGAACCGGCGCACGTCGATGGGATGGCCCAGCACCTTGTCGGCTCTGGCCGAGATCATCCAGAGGGGCGGCCAGGCCACCCGGCCCGCCGCCTCCCCATAGGCAAAGCCGTCATGGGGATCCTGCCAGGGGCCGCACTTCACCCAGGGGATGGTCTCCTGCAGGTAGCGCAGGGGTTCGTCGTCCGCCCCCATTTTCAGTTTGCGCGCAGCCAGGAAGCCGCTGTTGCGGGCCAGCCAGGGCGCGAGCCGATTCCAGATGAGATCGACCTTCAGCCAACGCTCCGGATTCTGCACCGAGACGCCGCGCTTGGTGCCGAAGAACACCATGCTGGCGATGCCATCCGCCATCTCGGGGAAACGAGCCAGGGTCGAGGCCATGATGACGCCGCCCCAGGAGTGTGCCATCCAGTGCACCCTGGCATCGGGATGGCGCGCGGCCACCCAGCGCTGCAGGGCGGGGACATCCTCGGTGATGAGCTCATGCTGGCCGTGACCGGCCCGTTCGGCAATGGCAGGAGTGCTCAGGCCCCGGCCCCGCAGGTCCGCCACATAGACCTGATAGCCATGGCGAGCCAGGTAGCAGGCCAGCCCCTTGCCCGATTCGGTATAGAAGATGCGGCCATTCTCGATGGCCCCATGGACCATCAGGATGGGGTCGGCGTGGACCGCCACACCGGGGTGAATATGGCGGACATGCAGTCGATGCTGGCCGCAGGGGATAAACAGGGATTGTTGCAACAGTTCCATCTTGATTTCCGGCCCTCCTGACCGATGTCAACACCAGCGCAAATCGCGGCAGGCCAGTGCCCCGAGCAGGCAGATGACCCCTTCGAGGTCGTGGTGGTTGAGGGTGGCCGCCGCCTGCGCCCGCACCAGGGGCTTGGCATGAATGGCGATGCCGAGCCCCGCCACTCCCATCATCTTGAGATCGTTGGCCCCGTCCCCCACCGCCACCGTCTGGGAGGGGGGGACAGTATAGTCTGCCGCCAGTCGTTCCAACACCTCGGCCTTGACGGCGGCATCGACGATGCGACCGCTCACCTGGCCGCTCAGACGATCACCGTCCAGGGCCAGCTCGTTGGCGAAGATGGCATCCAGCCCCAGCGCCCGTTGCAGCTCACCGGCGAAGCGGGTGAAACCGCCGGAGGCGATCGCCACCTTCCAGCCAGCATCCTTCAGGGTATCGACCATCAGCCGCAATCCCGGCATCCAGGGCATGTGCCCCGCGACGTCATCGAGAATGGTGACCGGCGCGCCCGCCAGCAGGGCGACCCGGTTGCGCAGGCTGTCCGCAAATTCCAGCTTGCCCTGCATGGCTGCCGCCGTCACGGCGGCCACCTGCTCCCCCACCCCGGCCAGGCGAGCTATCTCGTCGATGCATTCGATCTGGATGGCGGTGGAGTCCATGTCCATCACCAGCAGACCGGGTTCACGCAGGCTGGGCAGAGCGGCGAGATGACAGAGATCGAGATCCCAGGTCTCGGCCTTGATCCCCTGCACCAACGCGGGGGAGAAGTGACTGGTGCCGAGCAACAAGAGCGGGATCCCCGCCGGCTCTCCCGGCGGGTAGAGACTGGCAGACACCCCATGATGAGTCAGCAGGGCGGCCAGCCGCGCCAGATGGTGGGCCCCCAGTCCCTTGCCGAACAGCACAAGCCAGGCGGCATCCAGCGGCTCATCCACGGGGAGCAAGGCTTCGGAAGTCAGCAGCCAGTGGGGCGCGGAGCACAGGGCCAAAGGCCAGCCAGAGAGAGTCGGGGGGAGTTGGGACAACAACATAAGAGAGACGCCTTCCTTGGGGGTTCAACATGCTGGCCCAGAGTAGCGTATTGCTTTTTGTACAGGCAAGCGCCAAGATCCCGCCATGGATCCGCCCGGGTGAACAGTGCCTGGCAGGGTTCCCAGGCGGTGTGCCACCAGCATGCCGCGGCTTTCCGGCATCACCCATCGCAAGAGGTTCGAGCTTTGCGTCATCTTCCCATCAAACGTGTCATCAGTCTGGCGGCCGGCACCCTGCTCGGCCTCTGGGTGCTGGGGTTGCTCATTCACATGCAGGGAGAGAGCCAGGCCGCCCTGCACAGCGAAGCCCGTGACCGCGCCCAGGCTCTGGTCTCCTACGCTGCCCGCGACATGGGCCGCTGGATCAAGGAGGACAAGGAGAGCGAGCTGGAACGTTTGGCGCAAGATCTGGCTTCCGAGCCGGAGATCCTGGATGTCACCCTCTACGACTCCCGTGGCATCCCCCTGGCCCAGTCGGATCAGGCCGTGCCGCTGGAGAATCTGCTGCCCATCGGTGCCGACAACAAGTCCCTGCCGGAACAAGGCAAGGGGCGTATCCAGTTTGTGCAGGAAGTGCAGGATGGCAATCTGACTCTGGGCTACCTGAGGATCACCCTGGAGGAGCAGAAGCTGCTGGCCAAGCAGGATACCCATCTCAAGGTGAATCAGGAGAAACAGCGGCTGATGCTGCTGGTGATGCTGCTGGCCGGCCTGCTCATCTCCTACGGCGTGCGTCGCAACTACATGCGGGTACGCAAGCACAAAAAGCAGAGCAAACCAGCCGCCCCCCAGTAAATGGGGTAGATCGCTCCCGCCACCTTGTATATAACTCTGACAGAATGACTGGCAGGAGAGCCACATGATTGCCCCCCCCTTGCCCCTGGACGAGCACAGCCGGTTGGAACGACTGCAGATGCTCGGCCTGCTCGATCGGGAGCCCATCGACCAGCTGGATCGTCTCACCCGGCTCATCACCCGCCACTTCTCGCAGCCCATCGCCATGGTCTCCCTGACCGACGTGAACCGGCAGTGGTTTCTCGCCCGTACCGGCCTGGAACTGTGCGAGATCAGCCGGGAATACTCCTTCTGCGGCCACGCCATCCTCCAGCCCGACATCATGCAGGTACCGGATGCCCGCCTCGATCCCCGTTTCGCCGACAACCCGCTGGTGACGGGAGAGCCCCGGGTCGTGTTCTATGCCGGCCGCCCCCTGCGTGCCCTCGATGGCGTGGTGCTCGGCACGCTCTGCCTGGTGGGTACTGAAGCCCATCACCTCGATGAGGAGGCGTGTCGCGATCTCGACGACTTCGGTCGCCTGGTGGAAAACACCCTGCACGATCTGGAGCGGCGCCATCAGGTGCGCAGCCTGAACCAGGTATTGGAGGACAAGGAGCACCTCTTCACCCTCACCTTCAACCAATCGTCGATCGGCATGGCTCTCTCCACCCTCGATGGCAAGTGGATGCGGGCCAATCCGGGGCTGGAGCGACTGCTCGGCTACAGTGAACGGGAGATGCTGGGGCGCACCTGGCACACCATGACCCACCCCGAGGATCTGCCGCAGGAACGGTCCCTGTTCAACGCGCTGCTAGCAGGGGAGATCCGGGACTACCGGCTGGAGAAGCGGATGATCCGGGCCGACGGCAACCTGTGCTGGGTACAGCTCAGCGTGACCCTGTGCCAGGGCCGCACCATGGAGCCGCACATGATCGCCGTGTTTGCCGACCTGACCGAGCGCAAGCAGGCCGAGGCCGACCTGCTGCGACTGCAGCTTGGGCTCGAGCAACAGGTGCGCGAACGCACCCGCGAGCTGTCAAACACGGTGGAGCAACTGCATCTCGAGATGCAGGAGCGCGGCGCCGTGCAACAGCGTCTATGGCAGGAGCAGCGCCGCCTGCAGTACATGCTGGAGCACACCAGCAACGCCTTCCTGGAACTCGACGAATCCCTCGTCATCACCGGCTGGAATCCGGCCTCCACGACCCTGCTAGGCTGGCGAGCGGAAGAGATGCTGGGACAACGCCTGCCTCGCTTGCTTGGGGAGGGGCATCCCCTTATCCCCCTGCTGGAGACCCCGCAGAGCCCGCCACGGCGTCTGGAGTGTGAGCTCGGGACCCGATCCGGCCAGCAGATCCCGGTCGAGGTGATCGCCGAGCGTTACCAGTTCGACGGCAAGGTGCGCCTCGCCCTGTTCCTGCATGACATCACGACCCGTCACCAGGCGTTGGCCGAGATAGAGCGCGGCCGGGCCCGACTGCGCTCCATCACCGACGGCCTGCCGGTGATCATCAGCATGATCTCTCCCGAGGGGCGCTACCTGTTTGCCAACCAGACCTATTGTCATTACTTCGGGCTTCGTGCCGATGCCGTGCGAGAGCTCAGCGTACGAGAGGTGATTGGCGAGGAGGCCCACGACATGGCCATGGCCCAGGTGGCAAGAGCCCTGGCGGGTGAACAGGTTAGTTACGAGCACAGACTCGACCTGCCCATCGGCACCCGCGACCTCAGGATCACCATGATCCCGAGCCGGGGGGATGAGCCCGGGGTCTATATCCTCGGCAGTGACATCACCGAATTCAAGGCACTGCAGAACCAGCTGGAACATGAGGCGGCTCACGACCCGCTCACGGCCCTGCCCAACCGGCGCGCCTTCACCCTGCGTCTCTCCCGGGAGCTGGAACGGGTCCATCGAAACGGCGAGCCACTGGGCCTGCTGTTCCTCGATCTCGACGGCTTCAAGGGGATCAATGACAGGCTGGGGCATCACGTCGGCGACGCCCTGCTGCAGCGCTTCGCCGCCGTGCTGATCGCCGAGGTGCGTCCGGGGGACATGGTGGCTCGCCTCGCCGGCGACGAGTTCACCATCATATTGCCAGCCCTGCGCCAGCCTGAGCAGGAGCTACCCGCCCTGTGCGAGCGGCTGCTGGCGGCCATGGCCCTCCCCGCCGATGTCGCCGGTCATCTGCTGCCCCTCGCCGGCAGCATAGGGGGAGCCCTCTGCCACTCGGGGCAATATTGCCACATCGACGATCTGCTGCACCGGGCCGATGCCGCCATGTACAGAGCCAAGCAGGCTGGCAAGGGAGGCTTCTACCTCGATCTCGACACGGCATAAGAGGCTGTCAGACCTCAAAGCAACGGGGAGGCCTGATGCTTCCCCGTTTTTTGTTCCCCCAAGTTTCCTGCAGGTTGCGCAGATCGGGCCGTTCAATGGCCCCCACCCCCGCAGGCGTTCAATCCGAAACGATCTCCCATGATCCATCAGGCTTCTGGCAAGCGGTACCGAAAGCATCCTCCTTCTTGCCCCCCACCGTGATGGTCTGCTGGAATTCGCGGCAGTAGCGGCCACTGCTGCTGGTTCCTTCCCGCACCGCAGTCACCGAGCCAGAGGCGTCGCCATCGCTCCAGGTGACGGGATCATTCAGGGGTGCCGTGGTCGCCTTGACCTGGGCCGCCTCGTGCTCTCGCTGCTGCTCCTCATTGATGTTGTCGAGGATCTTCAGGGTAATGGCGGTGAAGGCCAGCCACTTCCAGGCATCGTTGTCGTCGTAATAACTGCCATAGCCTCCATACCAGTGACCATAGGGGCGAACCACCACCACGTCGTGATAGACACGGCGCCGGTTCGGCGGCACGACGATGTTGTTGTGGCGATTGTCGATGACCACGTTGTTGCCCCTGATGTCACGACTGTTGTCGATATGGCGGTTGTCCAGCTGACGGTTGCCCTCGACATGGCGATCCTGTACCTGACGCTGGTTGACATGAACCGGCCGGGTCGCCTTGTCCCGCGCCCTCACATTGCCCCACCCCTCGTTGAACTTCACCGACTCCCGATTGGCCTGACGGGGCACGGCCCTGTGCTGCACCGCGTGGGGTTGGGATACCCGCTGCGGCGCTGGCCTGTGCTGCGGCGCCCGGTGCTGACCCCTGCCCTCCAGCGCCAGCACCTCCTGCCAGAGCGTCGGGACTATCAACGTCATGGCAAGCAGCAACGGGGTCAGGATATATATTCGTTTCATGGTGTTAGCCTCGTGAGGAGTTGCCCGAAAGTATAGACAGCGCAACTCGCCAGCTGAGTTTTCCACCCCGATGAGGCATAAAAAAACGGCGACCCCGAGGTCGCCGTTCTTGCGTGGAGCCGAGGCCTGGGATCAGTCGCCCAGCAGCACGGAGTCCAGCGCCACCTCGATCATGTCGTTGAAGGTCAGCTGACGCTCTTCGGAGGTAGTCTGCTCACCGGTACGGATGTGATCAGAAACGGTGCAGATGGTCAGGGCCTTGGCACCGTATTCGGCGGCTACGCCGTAGATGCCGGCCGCTTCCATCTCGACACCCAGGATGCCGTATTTTTCCATGACGTCGAACATGGAGGGATCCGGGGTATAGAACAGGTCGGCGGAGAAGATGTTGCCAACGCGCACGGCAACGCCCTTGTTCTTGGCGGCTTGCACGGCATTGGCCACCAGATCGAAATCGGCGATGGCGGCGAAGTCGTGATCCTTGAAGCGCAGACGGTTGACCTTGGAGTCGGTGCAGGCACCCATGCCGATCACCACGTCACGCAGTTTCACGTCTTCACGCACGGCGCCGCAGGAACCCACACGGATCAGGGTCTTCACACCATAGTCGGTGATCAGCTCCTTGGCGTAGATGGAGCAGGACGGGATGCCCATACCGTGGCCCATGACGGAGATACGGCGGCCCTTGTAGGTGCCGGTGAAGCCGAGCATGCTGCGCACGTCGCACACCTGCTCCACGTTCTCCAGGAAGGTCTCGGCGATGTACTTGGCGCGCAGGGGGTCGCCCGGCATCAGTACGGTGTCAGCAAAGGCGCCATCTTTCGCATTGATATGAGGAGTTGCCATTCTCTTAATTCCTTCACACTAGGTTGAGTTTTATTGTCTTTATTGGGTTGCCCGCCACCTCGCGGCAGCGGGCGGGTAACTTACAGGACGCGGGTGCGACAGTGCAACCCGGGCAGCGGCGCGTGCATCAGGCACACACTGGCTGCATCATCACAGGAAGCTGGTGCCGTATTGCAGCTTCGGCAGGCCGTGGTAGGCGGCGATGCTCTGGCCGATGTCGGCGAAGGTCTCGCGACGACCGAGGGAACCCGCCTTGACCGGCTTGCCGTAGAACAGCACGGGGATGTACTCACGGGTATGGTCGGTACCGCTCCAGGTCGGATCGCAACCGTGGTCGGCAGTCAGCACCACCACATCGCCATCCTGCAGGATCTCGAACAGCTCCGGCAGGCGGGAGTCGAAATACTCCAGCGCATCGGCGTAACCCTTGACGTCACGACGGTGACCGTAGGAGGAGTCGAAGTCCACGAAGTTGGTGAAGACGATGGTGTTGTCACCGGCGGCCTTCACTTCTTCCAGAGTGCGATCCCACAGCTCGGTCAGGCCTGTGCCTTTCACCTGCTTGGTGATGCCTTGCTGGGCATAGATGTCGGCGATCTTGCCGATGGAAACCACCTGGCCGCCCGCATCCTTCATGAAGTCCAGCACGGTCGGTGCCGGCGGCAACACGGAGTAGTCGTGACGGTTGCCGGTGCGCTTGAAGTTGCCCTTGCCGGTACCCACGAACGGACGGGCGATGACACGACCGATGTTGTAGGGCTCCAGCAGCTCCCGCACGATGTGGCACAGCTCATAGAGCTTCTCGAGGCCGTAGGTCTCTTCATGGCAGGCGATCTGGAACACGGAGTCGGCGGAGGTGTAGAGGATCGGCTTGCCGGTACGCATATGCTCCTCACCCAAGTCATCGAGCACCTGGGTACCGGAGGCGTGGCAGTTGCCGAGGTAACCCGGCAGGCCGGCCTTCTCGACGATGGCATCCAGCAGCTCCTGCGGGAAGCTGTTGTGGTGATCGTGGAAGTAGCCCCAGTCGAACAGCACGGGCACGCCGGCGATCTCCCAGTGACCGGACGGCGTGTCCTTGCCGGAGGAGAGCTCCTGGGCGAAGCCATAGGCACCGACCACTTCGATGTCCTTTTTCAGGCCCGCCGGGAAGACGCCGGAGGCGAGTTCCCCGGCGTGACCCAGACCCAACTTGTTCAGGTTCGGCAGGTTGAGCGGGCCACGGCCCTCGAACTCACCGGCTGCGCAGGCCTTGGCGATATGGCCAAGGGTGTTGGCGCCCACATCTCCGAACTTCTCGGCGTCGGCGGCAGCGCCAATACCGAAAGAGTCCATCATCAGAATAAAGGTACGTTTCATGGGACTTCCCCTTGTTACAAATCAGCCAGACCGATGCGACGATAGACCTCGGGCAGTGCCTCTGGTCGGGTGTCACCGATCCTGACAGCCGCCTGCACCATGCCGGCAGCCTGAGCAAATTGCTCTTCGGTTTGAGCGTGGATCAGCGCGAGCGGCTTGTCAGCATCGACGCTCTGACCCAGGCGGATAAAGTCGGTCAGACCGACCGCATAATCGAGTTTGTCACCGGCGGCGCGGCGACCACCACCCATGGCGACCACGGCCAGGCCCAGCTCACGGGTATCCATGGCGGTCACGAAACCGGCCTTGGGTGCGAACACGGGGCGCACGATGGCAGCCTTCGGCAGATGGTTGTCGTAGCGTTCCATGAAATCGCTCGGGCCACCGAGGCCGGTCACCATGCGACCGAAGATCTCGGCCGCCTTGCCGTTGTCCAGCACGGCCTGCAGTTTGACGCGGGCATCGTGCTCGTCGCTGGCAAGACGGGCGGAGATCAGCATCTCGGCACACAGGGCCATGGTCACTTCGTGGATGCGCGGATTGCGGTATTCACCGGTCAGGTAGCGCACCGCTTCACGCACTTCCACCGCATTGCCGGCACTGGAAGCCAGCACCTGGTTCATGTCGGTCAGGAGCGCAGAGGTACGACAGCCAGCACCGTTGGCGACGGCGACGATGCTCTTGGCCAGCTCTTCGGAGGCTTCGAAGGTCGGCATAAAGGCGCCGGAACCCACTTTCACGTCCATCACCAGGGCTTCGAGCCCGGAGGCGAGCTTCTTGGAGAGGATGGAGCCGGTGATCATGGCGATGGATTCGACGGTGGCGGTAATGTCACGCACCGCGTAGATGCGCTTGTCCGCCGGGGCGAGATCGCCGGTCTGGCCGATGATGGCCACGCCCGCTTCTTTCACCACCTTCAGGAAGCGATCGTTGTCGACCGAGGTCTGGTAGCCAGGAATGGCATCCAGCTTGTCCAGAGTGCCGCCGGTATGACCGAGGCCACGGCCGGAGATCATGGGCACGAAGCCACCGCAGGCGGCGACCATGGGGCCCAGCATCAGGGAGACCACATCACCCACCCCACCGGTGGAATGCTTGTCGACGATGGGGCCGCCGAGGTTCAGATGATCCCAGGAGAGCACCATGCCGGAGTCGCGCATGGCACAGGTCAGGGCCACCCGCTCATCCATGGTCATGTCCTTGAAGTAGACCGCCATGGCGAGTGCCGCGATCTGGCCCTCACCGATGGTGTTGTTGGTAATGCCCTGAACGAAGAATTGAATCTCTTGGGTACTGAGCGCTTCACCGTTGCGCTTCTTGCGAATAATTTCTTGAGGCAAAAACATCTTTCATTCCCTCCGTGCGCCGTACACGAACACAGACCAAACAGGATCCAGATAGAGGGCGGCGTACCGCCCTCTGCCGCGACTCAGTAACCGCTGGTGTTGGCCGGCTTGTCGCCGTGACCCAGGGTCGCCAGCAGGCTGGCCAGCAGGCTTGATGCGCCGAAACGGAAGGTGCGAGGGGAGACCCAGTCCTTGCCCAGGATCTCTTCAGCCATGGCCAGGTACTGACCCGCCACGGCGGCATCCTTCACGCCACCGGCCGGCTTGAAGCCCACTTTCGGGTTCTTGGCCTTGATCACTTCCATCATGATGCGCGCCGCTTCCGGGGTCGCGTTCACCGGCACCTTGCCGGTGGAGGTCTTGATGAAGTCGGCACCGGCGTCGATGCAGATCTCGGAAGCGCGACGGATCAGCGCCTCTTCCTTCAGCTCGCCGGTCTCGATGATCACCTTCAGCAGGGCTTGTGTGCCACAGGCCTCCTTACAAGCTTTGACCAGATCGAAGCCAACCTGTTCATTGCCCGCCATGAAGGCGCGGTACGGGAAGACCACATCTACCTCGTCGGCACCGTAGGCGACGGCGGCACGGGTCTCGGCCACGGCGATCTCGATGTCGTCGTTGCCGTGGGGGAAGTTGGTCACGGTGGCGATGCGCACGTCGGCGGCACCGATCTCACGCAGGGTCTTGCGTGCGATGGGGATGAAACGGGGATAGATGCAGACGGCGGCGGTGAGGCCGGCCGGAGACTTGGCCTTGCGGCACAGATCGATCACCTTCTGATCGGTGTCGTCATCGTTCAGGGTGGTCAGGTCCATCAGGTTCAGGGCGCGTTGGGCGGCCAGTTTCAGATCGGTCATGCTATGTCTCCAAAGTCTCGATGATTCCCAATACCAGCGATCAGCATCCGCCGAACCAAGGGGATCGGCAAGTGAAGATCCCGGGTAAACGGGATATGGAATTACAGCGCAAATGCACAGGCAATACGGCTGCAAATAAGGCAAGAGCCCTGTCACTTTCTTACAAAAGTGCGGACTTGGTTCCATGAAGACTTGAGAAAGGCCGACAACCGCTGACCCGGATTCCCAATCAATTCCATTTGACCGCCAACACCCGACTTGAGCGGGTATTAGTCAATGCCAGCACCCTGCTGGCATCGCCTATTTCAGCCGAGATACCCCGTGTTTGCAAGCCGGATTTGCCAATTTCAGAGGTACCTCACATCTGGCAAAACCGGGTCTGGAAAGTGCTTAAGAGAAGAATTTTGTCAGGATCCAGGAGTAGGCAATACCCCCCAGATAGACCCCGACTATGCCCATCACCCCAGACAGAACCGGTGGTGCCGGGATCGGCAATTTGAGGAAAGAAAACAACACTCCGACGAGAAAGCCGGCTGCCATCGCCAGTAGTACTTCATTCATATAACCTCCGATTTGACTCATTTTTTTATTAGTTTAAGCAGGAAAACGGTTGTCACCGCCCCAAACGCGAACGCCACAGCTTTTCGCTGTGGCGTTCGTCTTTACCCGTGTGTCAGGCAAACATTACATGGCGGTCAGTGCCAGGAAGAAGCCTGCGATGGTGGCAGACATCAGGTTGGACAGAGAGCCAGCCAGTACGGCCTTGAGGCCGAACTTGGCGATGGTGCCGCGACGGTTCGGTGCCATGGAGCCCAGACCACCCAGCAGGATGGCGACAGAGGACAGGTTGGCGAAGCCGCACAGGGCGAAGGAGATGATTGCCTTGGTGTGGTCAGACATGGCCACGCCGTTGATCAGCATCTCATCCTTCAGATACGGGGCGAAGTTCAGGTAGGCAACGAACTCGTTCACCACCAGCTTCTGACCGATGAAGGAACCGGCAACGACGGCTTCGTTCCAGGGTACCCCGATCAGGAAGGCCAGCGGGGAGAACAGCCAGCCCAGCAGCAGTTCCAGAGACAGTTCAGGCATGCCGAACCAGCCACCCACACCGGAGAAGATGCCGTTGATCATGGCGATGAGGCCGATGAAGGCCAGCAGCATGGCGCCCACGTTCAGGGCCAGTTGCAGACCGGCGGAAGCACCCGCAGCGGCCGCGTCGATCACGTTGGCCGGCTTGTCGTCCAGATCGCCATCGGCGGCGTTCTCGTCGTAGTTGG containing:
- a CDS encoding sensor domain-containing diguanylate cyclase → MIAPPLPLDEHSRLERLQMLGLLDREPIDQLDRLTRLITRHFSQPIAMVSLTDVNRQWFLARTGLELCEISREYSFCGHAILQPDIMQVPDARLDPRFADNPLVTGEPRVVFYAGRPLRALDGVVLGTLCLVGTEAHHLDEEACRDLDDFGRLVENTLHDLERRHQVRSLNQVLEDKEHLFTLTFNQSSIGMALSTLDGKWMRANPGLERLLGYSEREMLGRTWHTMTHPEDLPQERSLFNALLAGEIRDYRLEKRMIRADGNLCWVQLSVTLCQGRTMEPHMIAVFADLTERKQAEADLLRLQLGLEQQVRERTRELSNTVEQLHLEMQERGAVQQRLWQEQRRLQYMLEHTSNAFLELDESLVITGWNPASTTLLGWRAEEMLGQRLPRLLGEGHPLIPLLETPQSPPRRLECELGTRSGQQIPVEVIAERYQFDGKVRLALFLHDITTRHQALAEIERGRARLRSITDGLPVIISMISPEGRYLFANQTYCHYFGLRADAVRELSVREVIGEEAHDMAMAQVARALAGEQVSYEHRLDLPIGTRDLRITMIPSRGDEPGVYILGSDITEFKALQNQLEHEAAHDPLTALPNRRAFTLRLSRELERVHRNGEPLGLLFLDLDGFKGINDRLGHHVGDALLQRFAAVLIAEVRPGDMVARLAGDEFTIILPALRQPEQELPALCERLLAAMALPADVAGHLLPLAGSIGGALCHSGQYCHIDDLLHRADAAMYRAKQAGKGGFYLDLDTA
- a CDS encoding RT0821/Lpp0805 family surface protein; translation: MKRIYILTPLLLAMTLIVPTLWQEVLALEGRGQHRAPQHRPAPQRVSQPHAVQHRAVPRQANRESVKFNEGWGNVRARDKATRPVHVNQRQVQDRHVEGNRQLDNRHIDNSRDIRGNNVVIDNRHNNIVVPPNRRRVYHDVVVVRPYGHWYGGYGSYYDDNDAWKWLAFTAITLKILDNINEEQQREHEAAQVKATTAPLNDPVTWSDGDASGSVTAVREGTSSSGRYCREFQQTITVGGKKEDAFGTACQKPDGSWEIVSD
- the deoD gene encoding purine-nucleoside phosphorylase, translating into MATPHINAKDGAFADTVLMPGDPLRAKYIAETFLENVEQVCDVRSMLGFTGTYKGRRISVMGHGMGIPSCSIYAKELITDYGVKTLIRVGSCGAVREDVKLRDVVIGMGACTDSKVNRLRFKDHDFAAIADFDLVANAVQAAKNKGVAVRVGNIFSADLFYTPDPSMFDVMEKYGILGVEMEAAGIYGVAAEYGAKALTICTVSDHIRTGEQTTSEERQLTFNDMIEVALDSVLLGD
- a CDS encoding phosphopentomutase; the protein is MKRTFILMMDSFGIGAAADAEKFGDVGANTLGHIAKACAAGEFEGRGPLNLPNLNKLGLGHAGELASGVFPAGLKKDIEVVGAYGFAQELSSGKDTPSGHWEIAGVPVLFDWGYFHDHHNSFPQELLDAIVEKAGLPGYLGNCHASGTQVLDDLGEEHMRTGKPILYTSADSVFQIACHEETYGLEKLYELCHIVRELLEPYNIGRVIARPFVGTGKGNFKRTGNRHDYSVLPPAPTVLDFMKDAGGQVVSIGKIADIYAQQGITKQVKGTGLTELWDRTLEEVKAAGDNTIVFTNFVDFDSSYGHRRDVKGYADALEYFDSRLPELFEILQDGDVVVLTADHGCDPTWSGTDHTREYIPVLFYGKPVKAGSLGRRETFADIGQSIAAYHGLPKLQYGTSFL
- the deoA gene encoding thymidine phosphorylase translates to MFLPQEIIRKKRNGEALSTQEIQFFVQGITNNTIGEGQIAALAMAVYFKDMTMDERVALTCAMRDSGMVLSWDHLNLGGPIVDKHSTGGVGDVVSLMLGPMVAACGGFVPMISGRGLGHTGGTLDKLDAIPGYQTSVDNDRFLKVVKEAGVAIIGQTGDLAPADKRIYAVRDITATVESIAMITGSILSKKLASGLEALVMDVKVGSGAFMPTFEASEELAKSIVAVANGAGCRTSALLTDMNQVLASSAGNAVEVREAVRYLTGEYRNPRIHEVTMALCAEMLISARLASDEHDARVKLQAVLDNGKAAEIFGRMVTGLGGPSDFMERYDNHLPKAAIVRPVFAPKAGFVTAMDTRELGLAVVAMGGGRRAAGDKLDYAVGLTDFIRLGQSVDADKPLALIHAQTEEQFAQAAGMVQAAVRIGDTRPEALPEVYRRIGLADL